A single window of Nasonia vitripennis strain AsymCx chromosome 4, Nvit_psr_1.1, whole genome shotgun sequence DNA harbors:
- the LOC100120358 gene encoding zinc finger protein zfp-1: MSSFGRAKFPITGEMSKFGIFSDNMGPTVKDSPPSSPGSESMSSATSGRRKRRGNETGTTSAGSQNFSHSSQYTPMESKYQPKEEKESKMFDNGVSAPHMLGNQLNPTSSMAQKMSDTLSQEMKAHSIFTEASNSGMNLIGPPLHSRVIASAKASQNASTTPSFSSMFSANNSTGATNNSGVLGSGSIPQTLDQLLERQWEQGSQFLMDQAQHFDIASLLSCLHQLRAENLRLEENVNSLLQRRDHLLAVNARLAIPLTSPSNTSTHSSIVENGLPTNSPAEPASHSQFSHRASSVNPSQQSTTIRHASGGNNYQGQSSNLISQNNSNNSNLIRNTSVDMMRSIQR; encoded by the exons ATGTCGTCTTTTGGTAGAGCAAAGTTTCCAATCACTGGAGAGATGAGCAAATTTGGAAT CTTTAGTGACAATATGGGGCCAACTGTAAAGGATTCTCCCCCAAGCAGCCCTGGTTCTGAAAGCATGAGTAGTGCCACTTCTGGGCGACGGAAAAGACGGGGGAATGAGACCGGCACGACGTCGGCCGGCTCGCAAAATTTTTCGCACTCATCACAGTATACTCCGATGGAATCAAAATACCAACctaaagaagagaaagaatcaaAAATGTTTGACAATGGTGTCAGTGCTCCCCACATGCTGGGTAATCAATTAAATCCAACCTCGTCGATGGCACAAAAAATGTCTGATACTCTTTCTCAAGAGATGAAAGCACACTCAATCTTTACAGAAGCAAGCAATTCGGGCATGAATCTGATTGGGCCACCACTACACAGCCGAGTTATCGCTTCAGCCAAAGCTAGTCAAAATGCTTCAACCACTCCCTCATTTTCGTCAATGTTTTCTGCAAACAACAGCACGGGTGCTACCAATAACAGCGGAGTATTAGGAAGTGGCTCAATACCTCAAACCCTAGATCAACTATTGGAGAGACAATGGGAGCAAGGCAGTCAATTTCTTATGGATCAAGCGCAACATTTTGATATTGCTTCACTTCTATCATGCTTACACCAATTAAGAGCAGAAAATTTAAGGCTGGAAGAGAACGTAAATAGTTTGTTGCAGAGAAGAGATCACTTACTTGCTGTGAATGCTAGGCTAGCTATTCCACTCACATCACCATCAAACACTA GTACTCATTCATCAATTGTCGAAAATGGGTTACCAACGAATTCACCTGCTGAACCAGCATCACATTCACAATTTTCACACAGAGCATCATCTGTAAATCCCTCACAACAAAGTACAACGATTCGACATGCATCTGGAGGAAATAATTACCAAGGGCAATCAAGCAATTTAATCTCACAAAACAACTCTAACAATTCAAACTTAATTAGAAATACATCTGTTGATATGATGCGAAGTATCCAAAGATAA